One Candidatus Binatia bacterium genomic window, TGAGCCGCCGCGACAGCAAGGTGCTCAGTACGCCATCGACATCGACGCCGCGGATGGCCTCGATCTCGGCCCGCGTCACCGGTTGTTTATAGGCGACGATGGCCAGGGTTTCCAGTGCGGCGCGGCCCATGCGTGCCGGTTTCTCCCGAAAGATCGCCCGTACCCATTCAGCGTTCTCGCGCGCGGTACGAAACTGGTAGCCGCCGGCCACCTCGCGGAGTTGAATGCCGCGCTGGCCGGGTGCGTACTCTTGCATCAGCCGCACAACGGCGGCCTGCACTTCTTTGCTGGGCGGACCGGCAAGGATCTCCACCAATCGGCGCAGACTGACCGGCGCCGCAGCCGCAAACAGGACACTCTCGATGATCCGTTCGATCCGTCCGCAGGCCGTCTCGTCTGCGGCCGGCGGGACCTGGTCGCCCTCCGCGTCGCCCGCTGCGGCTTCTTCGACGATCTCCGCGTCGCCAGTCGCGACTTCGGCGGCCGCGCTCTCGGCCTCGGACACAACCGTCGGTTCACTCACTTCGGTTTCGTCCATCCTCCCCTCCTTCCGCCACCGCGCTGCGGTCGTACTCGTCCACCGACTCGAGCGAGACGGCGGCCACATCGGTCACCGCCAGTTCGATCACAATGCGCCCGTAGCGCTCCTCCTGCGTGGCACGCGCGGCGCCCATCTTCATGAGTTCCAGCAGCGCCAGAAAGGTGATGATGACGTCGAAGCGGCTGGCGTCTTCGTCGAACAGACTGTCGAAATCGAGGCTGCGCGCCACACTGAGCGCCTGCAGCATCGTGCGCACGCGGTCGCGCAAGGAAATGCGCTCGGTGACGATCTCGTGGACCGCCTCGGGTCGCAGCCGTTTGAGGACACTGCGAAAGGCATCGAGCAGCTCCCACACCGTCACCTTCAGGAGCGGCAGTTCGCCGGGCTCTCCCGTCTCTTGCGCATCCATCACCGGCTCGCGCGCGAACACGTCGCGTTGCAGCAGCGGTCGCTCCGACAACGCCAACGCGGCTTCGCGATAGCGTTGATACTCCAGGAGCTGGCGGACCAGGTCGGCGCGCGGGTCGGCTTCCTCTTCTTCCTCCTCTTCCTCCGAGGGCGGCAGGAGCATGCGGGATTTGATCAAGGTCAAGGTCGCGGCCATGACCAGGAACTCGCCGGCGACGTCCAGGCTCAGCCCCCGCATCACCTCCAGGTACGCCAGGTATTGCTCCGTGATCGTCGCGA contains:
- the scpB gene encoding SMC-Scp complex subunit ScpB, whose product is MDETEVSEPTVVSEAESAAAEVATGDAEIVEEAAAGDAEGDQVPPAADETACGRIERIIESVLFAAAAPVSLRRLVEILAGPPSKEVQAAVVRLMQEYAPGQRGIQLREVAGGYQFRTARENAEWVRAIFREKPARMGRAALETLAIVAYKQPVTRAEIEAIRGVDVDGVLSTLLSRRLIKIAGRKEAVGRPLLYGTTPEFLEVFGLKDMNELPSLKELGPAPDTDDEGTSTEVAQQEWTTTEAETEAGAEAAAACQSAEDGGAPAEDPESGGDRVEAEGGGADPGGSCAPEQPGGDPARDESEPTDGSHHG
- a CDS encoding segregation/condensation protein A, coding for MADEGEATSQTAADDTATVPARLRGLYRVSLPVFEGPLDLLLHLIKKSEVEIVDIPIATITEQYLAYLEVMRGLSLDVAGEFLVMAATLTLIKSRMLLPPSEEEEEEEEADPRADLVRQLLEYQRYREAALALSERPLLQRDVFAREPVMDAQETGEPGELPLLKVTVWELLDAFRSVLKRLRPEAVHEIVTERISLRDRVRTMLQALSVARSLDFDSLFDEDASRFDVIITFLALLELMKMGAARATQEERYGRIVIELAVTDVAAVSLESVDEYDRSAVAEGGEDGRNRSE